A portion of the Oncorhynchus gorbuscha isolate QuinsamMale2020 ecotype Even-year linkage group LG19, OgorEven_v1.0, whole genome shotgun sequence genome contains these proteins:
- the nmd3 gene encoding 60S ribosomal export protein NMD3 isoform X1 produces MDKLLHSGKREGTGSFSHQKVVCRHHPAPPFQIVVVKRGGPQRGLEKHSANLTTTPTPFIMEYMQAPATSSQGNILCCTCGIPIPPNPANMCVSCLRTTVDISEGIPKQVNLHFCKQCERYLQPPASWVQCALESRELLALCLKKLKGNMTKVRLIDAGFLWTEPHSKRIKLKVTIQKEVMNGAILQQVFVVEFVIQGQMCDDCHRVEAKDFWNSVVQVRQKTSHKKTFYYLEQLILKHKLHQNALNIKEIHEGIDFYYATKQHAQKMVDFLQCTVPCRSKTSQRLISHDIHSNTFNYKSTYSIEIVPVCKDNVVCLSPRLAQSLGNMGQVCVCARVTSTIHLIDPNTLQIAEVDGGTYWRNPFNSLVSPRQLEEFIVMDTDIIRNQKLGAGAGIRSNKHTLAEVWVQKTSEMDTAQQYHCRTHLGHLLNIGDLVQGFDFANSNVNDEFLNKMNPSHIPDVVLIKKSYNRSKRVKRRNWKLKEMDKDREGMAPEDERQYQDFLEDLEEDEALRKNVNIFRDASKIPVESDTDDEGAPRISLMEMLEDLSLTDATGGEGADMLTE; encoded by the exons ATGGATAAG CTACTGCACTCAGGCAAACGAGAGGGGACTGGGTCCTTTTCTCACCAGAAAGTGGTGTGTCGTCATCACCCTGCTCCTCCTTTCCAGATTGTGGTGGTGAAACGTGGAGGTCCGCAACGTGGCTTGGAAAAACATTCTGCAA ATCTCACTACAACACCCACACCATTTATAATGGAGTACATGCAAGCTCCTGCTACAAGCAGCCAGGGGAACAT CCTGTGCTGCACTTGTGGCATCCCCATCCCCCCAAACCCAGCCAACATGTGTGTGTCTTGCCTCCGGACCACAGTGGACATCTCAGAGGGAATCCCCAAGCAAGTCAATCTGCACTTCTGCAAGCAGTGTGAACG GTACTTGCAGCCTCCAGCCTCCTGGGTGCAGTGTGCTCTGGAGTCCAGGGAACTGCTCGCCCTCTGCCTTAAAAAACTGAAGGGCAACATGACCAAA GTGCGTCTGATCGATGCTGGATTCCTGTGGACGGAACCCCACTCCAAGCGGATCAAGTTGAAGGTGACCATACagaaagag GTGATGAACGGAGCCATCCTGCAGCAGGTGTTTGTGGTGGAGTTTGTCATCCAGGGCCAGATGTGTGACGACTGCCACCGTGTCGAGGCCAAGGACTTCTGGAACTCTGTGGTGCAAGTCAGACAGAAG ACTTCTCACAAGAAGACCTTCTACTACCTGGAGCAGCTGATTCTCAAGCACAAACTCCATCAGAACGCACTCAACATCAAGGAGATCCATG agGGTATTGATTTCTACTATGCCACCAAGCAGCATGCTCAGAAGATGGTGGATTTCCTCCAGTGCACAGTCCCCTGCAG GTCGAAGACCTCCCAGCGCCTCATCTCCCACGACATCCACTCAAACACATTCAACTACAAGAGCACCTACTCCATTGAGATCGTTCCTGTTTGCAAG GACAACGTGGTGTGTCTGTCGCCGCGTCTGGCTCAGAGCCTGGGGAACAtgggccaggtgtgtgtgtgcgcccgaGTCACCAGCACCATCCACCTCATTGACCCCAACACCCTgcaga TCGCTGAGGTGGACGGGGGCACATACTGGCGCAACCCCTTCAACAGCCTTGTTAGCCCACGGCAACTGGAGGAGTTCATTGTCATGGATACTGACATCATCAGGAACCAGAAGCTGGGGGCGGGAGCAGGCATAAGGTCCAATAAG CACACCCTGGCTGAGGTGTGGGTGCAGAAGACCTCAGAGATGGACACGGCTCAGCAGTACCACTGTCGCACCCACCTGGGCCACCTGCTCAACATAGGAGACCTGGTTCAGGG CTTTGACTTTGCCAATTCCAACGTTAATGATGAGTTTCTGAACAAGATGAACCCGAGTCATATTCCTGACGTG GTGCTAATCAAGAAGAGCTACAACCGCAGCAAGAGGGTGAAGCGCAGGAACTGGAAGCTGAAAGAGATGGACAAAGATAGAGAGGGCATGGCGCCTGAAGATGAGAg aCAATACCAGGACTTCCTAGAGGACCTGGAGGAGGACGAAGCCCTGAGAAAGAACGTCAACATCTTCCGAG ATGCGTCTAAGATCCCAGTGGAGAGTGATACGGATGACGAGGGCGCCCCTCGGATCTCTCTGATGGAGATGCTGGAGGACCTCAGCCTGACAGACGCCACCGGGGGAGAGGGAGCCGACATGCTGACCGAATAG
- the nmd3 gene encoding 60S ribosomal export protein NMD3 isoform X2, whose product MDKIVVVKRGGPQRGLEKHSANLTTTPTPFIMEYMQAPATSSQGNILCCTCGIPIPPNPANMCVSCLRTTVDISEGIPKQVNLHFCKQCERYLQPPASWVQCALESRELLALCLKKLKGNMTKVRLIDAGFLWTEPHSKRIKLKVTIQKEVMNGAILQQVFVVEFVIQGQMCDDCHRVEAKDFWNSVVQVRQKTSHKKTFYYLEQLILKHKLHQNALNIKEIHEGIDFYYATKQHAQKMVDFLQCTVPCRSKTSQRLISHDIHSNTFNYKSTYSIEIVPVCKDNVVCLSPRLAQSLGNMGQVCVCARVTSTIHLIDPNTLQIAEVDGGTYWRNPFNSLVSPRQLEEFIVMDTDIIRNQKLGAGAGIRSNKHTLAEVWVQKTSEMDTAQQYHCRTHLGHLLNIGDLVQGFDFANSNVNDEFLNKMNPSHIPDVVLIKKSYNRSKRVKRRNWKLKEMDKDREGMAPEDERQYQDFLEDLEEDEALRKNVNIFRDASKIPVESDTDDEGAPRISLMEMLEDLSLTDATGGEGADMLTE is encoded by the exons ATGGATAAG ATTGTGGTGGTGAAACGTGGAGGTCCGCAACGTGGCTTGGAAAAACATTCTGCAA ATCTCACTACAACACCCACACCATTTATAATGGAGTACATGCAAGCTCCTGCTACAAGCAGCCAGGGGAACAT CCTGTGCTGCACTTGTGGCATCCCCATCCCCCCAAACCCAGCCAACATGTGTGTGTCTTGCCTCCGGACCACAGTGGACATCTCAGAGGGAATCCCCAAGCAAGTCAATCTGCACTTCTGCAAGCAGTGTGAACG GTACTTGCAGCCTCCAGCCTCCTGGGTGCAGTGTGCTCTGGAGTCCAGGGAACTGCTCGCCCTCTGCCTTAAAAAACTGAAGGGCAACATGACCAAA GTGCGTCTGATCGATGCTGGATTCCTGTGGACGGAACCCCACTCCAAGCGGATCAAGTTGAAGGTGACCATACagaaagag GTGATGAACGGAGCCATCCTGCAGCAGGTGTTTGTGGTGGAGTTTGTCATCCAGGGCCAGATGTGTGACGACTGCCACCGTGTCGAGGCCAAGGACTTCTGGAACTCTGTGGTGCAAGTCAGACAGAAG ACTTCTCACAAGAAGACCTTCTACTACCTGGAGCAGCTGATTCTCAAGCACAAACTCCATCAGAACGCACTCAACATCAAGGAGATCCATG agGGTATTGATTTCTACTATGCCACCAAGCAGCATGCTCAGAAGATGGTGGATTTCCTCCAGTGCACAGTCCCCTGCAG GTCGAAGACCTCCCAGCGCCTCATCTCCCACGACATCCACTCAAACACATTCAACTACAAGAGCACCTACTCCATTGAGATCGTTCCTGTTTGCAAG GACAACGTGGTGTGTCTGTCGCCGCGTCTGGCTCAGAGCCTGGGGAACAtgggccaggtgtgtgtgtgcgcccgaGTCACCAGCACCATCCACCTCATTGACCCCAACACCCTgcaga TCGCTGAGGTGGACGGGGGCACATACTGGCGCAACCCCTTCAACAGCCTTGTTAGCCCACGGCAACTGGAGGAGTTCATTGTCATGGATACTGACATCATCAGGAACCAGAAGCTGGGGGCGGGAGCAGGCATAAGGTCCAATAAG CACACCCTGGCTGAGGTGTGGGTGCAGAAGACCTCAGAGATGGACACGGCTCAGCAGTACCACTGTCGCACCCACCTGGGCCACCTGCTCAACATAGGAGACCTGGTTCAGGG CTTTGACTTTGCCAATTCCAACGTTAATGATGAGTTTCTGAACAAGATGAACCCGAGTCATATTCCTGACGTG GTGCTAATCAAGAAGAGCTACAACCGCAGCAAGAGGGTGAAGCGCAGGAACTGGAAGCTGAAAGAGATGGACAAAGATAGAGAGGGCATGGCGCCTGAAGATGAGAg aCAATACCAGGACTTCCTAGAGGACCTGGAGGAGGACGAAGCCCTGAGAAAGAACGTCAACATCTTCCGAG ATGCGTCTAAGATCCCAGTGGAGAGTGATACGGATGACGAGGGCGCCCCTCGGATCTCTCTGATGGAGATGCTGGAGGACCTCAGCCTGACAGACGCCACCGGGGGAGAGGGAGCCGACATGCTGACCGAATAG
- the nmd3 gene encoding 60S ribosomal export protein NMD3 isoform X3 has translation MEYMQAPATSSQGNILCCTCGIPIPPNPANMCVSCLRTTVDISEGIPKQVNLHFCKQCERYLQPPASWVQCALESRELLALCLKKLKGNMTKVRLIDAGFLWTEPHSKRIKLKVTIQKEVMNGAILQQVFVVEFVIQGQMCDDCHRVEAKDFWNSVVQVRQKTSHKKTFYYLEQLILKHKLHQNALNIKEIHEGIDFYYATKQHAQKMVDFLQCTVPCRSKTSQRLISHDIHSNTFNYKSTYSIEIVPVCKDNVVCLSPRLAQSLGNMGQVCVCARVTSTIHLIDPNTLQIAEVDGGTYWRNPFNSLVSPRQLEEFIVMDTDIIRNQKLGAGAGIRSNKHTLAEVWVQKTSEMDTAQQYHCRTHLGHLLNIGDLVQGFDFANSNVNDEFLNKMNPSHIPDVVLIKKSYNRSKRVKRRNWKLKEMDKDREGMAPEDERQYQDFLEDLEEDEALRKNVNIFRDASKIPVESDTDDEGAPRISLMEMLEDLSLTDATGGEGADMLTE, from the exons ATGGAGTACATGCAAGCTCCTGCTACAAGCAGCCAGGGGAACAT CCTGTGCTGCACTTGTGGCATCCCCATCCCCCCAAACCCAGCCAACATGTGTGTGTCTTGCCTCCGGACCACAGTGGACATCTCAGAGGGAATCCCCAAGCAAGTCAATCTGCACTTCTGCAAGCAGTGTGAACG GTACTTGCAGCCTCCAGCCTCCTGGGTGCAGTGTGCTCTGGAGTCCAGGGAACTGCTCGCCCTCTGCCTTAAAAAACTGAAGGGCAACATGACCAAA GTGCGTCTGATCGATGCTGGATTCCTGTGGACGGAACCCCACTCCAAGCGGATCAAGTTGAAGGTGACCATACagaaagag GTGATGAACGGAGCCATCCTGCAGCAGGTGTTTGTGGTGGAGTTTGTCATCCAGGGCCAGATGTGTGACGACTGCCACCGTGTCGAGGCCAAGGACTTCTGGAACTCTGTGGTGCAAGTCAGACAGAAG ACTTCTCACAAGAAGACCTTCTACTACCTGGAGCAGCTGATTCTCAAGCACAAACTCCATCAGAACGCACTCAACATCAAGGAGATCCATG agGGTATTGATTTCTACTATGCCACCAAGCAGCATGCTCAGAAGATGGTGGATTTCCTCCAGTGCACAGTCCCCTGCAG GTCGAAGACCTCCCAGCGCCTCATCTCCCACGACATCCACTCAAACACATTCAACTACAAGAGCACCTACTCCATTGAGATCGTTCCTGTTTGCAAG GACAACGTGGTGTGTCTGTCGCCGCGTCTGGCTCAGAGCCTGGGGAACAtgggccaggtgtgtgtgtgcgcccgaGTCACCAGCACCATCCACCTCATTGACCCCAACACCCTgcaga TCGCTGAGGTGGACGGGGGCACATACTGGCGCAACCCCTTCAACAGCCTTGTTAGCCCACGGCAACTGGAGGAGTTCATTGTCATGGATACTGACATCATCAGGAACCAGAAGCTGGGGGCGGGAGCAGGCATAAGGTCCAATAAG CACACCCTGGCTGAGGTGTGGGTGCAGAAGACCTCAGAGATGGACACGGCTCAGCAGTACCACTGTCGCACCCACCTGGGCCACCTGCTCAACATAGGAGACCTGGTTCAGGG CTTTGACTTTGCCAATTCCAACGTTAATGATGAGTTTCTGAACAAGATGAACCCGAGTCATATTCCTGACGTG GTGCTAATCAAGAAGAGCTACAACCGCAGCAAGAGGGTGAAGCGCAGGAACTGGAAGCTGAAAGAGATGGACAAAGATAGAGAGGGCATGGCGCCTGAAGATGAGAg aCAATACCAGGACTTCCTAGAGGACCTGGAGGAGGACGAAGCCCTGAGAAAGAACGTCAACATCTTCCGAG ATGCGTCTAAGATCCCAGTGGAGAGTGATACGGATGACGAGGGCGCCCCTCGGATCTCTCTGATGGAGATGCTGGAGGACCTCAGCCTGACAGACGCCACCGGGGGAGAGGGAGCCGACATGCTGACCGAATAG